Proteins encoded in a region of the uncultured Paludibaculum sp. genome:
- a CDS encoding VOC family protein, with the protein MQLHTYLNYGGNCAEAFRFYEQHLGGKILMMMTHGQGPNGGNTPPEGKDAILYARMSIGGTDLMGSDVPPERFQPMRSAYLSLTVDSPEEAERIYALLSDGGQIFMPMGETFFATRFGMLRDKFGTSWMILHERPRP; encoded by the coding sequence TTGCAACTACACACCTATCTCAACTACGGCGGCAACTGCGCCGAGGCATTCCGGTTCTACGAGCAGCACCTCGGCGGCAAAATCCTGATGATGATGACCCACGGTCAGGGGCCCAACGGAGGCAATACGCCGCCCGAAGGAAAGGACGCCATCCTGTACGCCCGCATGAGCATCGGCGGGACAGATCTGATGGGTTCCGACGTTCCACCGGAGCGGTTCCAACCCATGCGAAGCGCCTATCTCTCTCTTACGGTGGACAGCCCGGAAGAGGCCGAACGCATTTACGCTCTGCTCTCGGATGGTGGCCAGATCTTCATGCCCATGGGGGAGACGTTTTTCGCAACACGCTTTGGCATGCTGAGGGACAAGTTCGGAACGTCGTGGATGATCCTGCACGAGCGCCCGAGACCGTAG
- a CDS encoding MG2 domain-containing protein translates to MKSSYGFPSAITLMLIGASVCSAQGRVDLDESDIRAPLRFAATTIAIPVRNTTARAVDAQLHLEWLDQRDVRLSARLLPVSIPVGKSDINAKFPLPAIPSNAQIYLRLRYTLAPANPDTSVFSTMTGTVALSTIAQHAFILQSGRLEWARPGTSYVVRVQAVQAHTRKAVPGVRFESVLQVDDRQITPSNTRSDAEGTAVLTFSIPGEARSRDRTSLKAVARLGDFRQEITLPVTIRDQASARIETDKRLYQPGQTLHMRALVLDPAGRASGQTPVRVQLHDPKGEAIREVGVTTSKFGVVHQDFDLPATADLGSYRISVSTEKGARVLADDFVNLSRYELPAFAVMAKANRPFYLPGQDAVIEISATYLFGKPVPGTKVRVEQPRTSNDRSFRVPVAEGEADDSGHFLAHVALGVDHAEFERTPRLRFQDLPFEVFCSDPSSGRTEQLRLDLRLTHDPIHVYVTYGDRSAGPLPVPVYISTWYADGTPAQTTGEVRLGAQSASLRTNQFGVARVLLSPHSGVIEVSASDAAGKTAQWRQEVYLGGEPSLRVRAGKPIYRQGEPVALTIEAPDASLDVSVNAMAQGRTIESRRAQVRNGVAHLEFPYRPEFQRLVIFSAFTGDCRVGHSAVVYPDGAALTVTATPRRPQYRPGEDASVDFQVSAAPGQSLRSVLGVAVVDQAVAERVRTNAEFGRTSRPYRVAHSEHTPGGLTQEILYELDLSQDLPPGLELAAEALLAGQRGGLGLGSSVDSVWWGTFQPTIEKQFGPVADALDRAYAKSLVGPRDRAEVGLVLSADGLALDDLQDPWGTRYAVEFLTRRSENLLRFGSAGPDKAFGTVDDFTAYEVPRPHFRPYRVAIEHAFRRWGQCPRDLPQLRSALAGFGVVIDKLSDPWGTAYESDMTATPWMSTRFLVFRSAGPDRRFGTGDDFEVDRVDVPCPVPHEAAIREALDRAATFPVGEEQLRGELASAGINASQLVDPWGQPFLVTVEFSERFADEEQQHTVNLYGRGDLARVKPLSQRSASILLRSAGDRALADRDTSFRAAVFEGVVDPVPLGDPAGSGELCGVVRSESGAVVSRANIKLVPAVSSQSGPVYRTRSNVQGGFCVRGVNPGHYTLIVERTGHRPYQLAKAPVADGYITVINVDLQPPVNTRLFAPPSVVGGVPGGVAGGVISDISTPPVRSYFPETLLWAPEVQTDILGRAHVDFKLADNITSWRLAVTASTEDGRVARAAADIRSFQPFFVDLSPPPILTVGDRIDLPVSVRNYLDQMQSVTLEMQPNQWAESLGSARSQFDVPANDSRQPVYSFRAKSTIDDGRLQATAIGATSSDAIEKPVRVHLDGQESTETASDLVAGQVTLRLAVPAKAIPGGTRGELRIYPSPLAAIRDAMTGLLARPYGCAEQTTSAGQSNLVALQYARSIGFRDSRFESQAIRNLELTRDRLKSYQAPGGGFSYWTHGSADLAVTAYVLRFLTEASALIAIEPKLIEATATWLLHQRGADGRWGAEAERSWATTALVARGLAAARHRYPTLPAPPLADLYAAVSNSASPSPYVIAQMALAAMDTGDTITAGKAAAALKRSVHDDFDGNYWPAATGMAFGGWGRPAVLETTAAAVTALARWRTTHPSDTAIDPLIRRGVLHLLRNRDRYGVWFSTQATVAVMHAMVATAHLTGGANREGGQLDLVVNGRPLRRVSFERGDTARIDISRDLRPGDNEVRLAPAAGAGAFVAIASATYWLSWADAEPRSSPELQFHVAYDRTDAPAGAEMECQVSALRTQGGGMLLAEIGLPPGAEVDRSSLEAAIQSRQAHLYRYDIQPDRVVLYLWPYREQAFVRFTFHARFGMEAKTPPSVLYDYYNPEAMAEVPPTRFQIR, encoded by the coding sequence TTGAAGTCCTCGTATGGATTCCCTTCGGCCATTACGCTGATGCTGATCGGCGCTTCGGTGTGTTCGGCGCAAGGGCGAGTCGATCTCGACGAATCCGACATTCGCGCGCCATTAAGGTTCGCTGCCACGACCATCGCCATACCGGTGCGGAACACCACTGCCCGTGCCGTCGATGCCCAACTACATCTCGAGTGGCTCGATCAGAGGGACGTACGACTCTCGGCCCGGTTGTTACCCGTTTCCATCCCAGTCGGCAAGTCTGACATCAATGCAAAATTCCCTCTGCCGGCTATCCCTTCGAATGCGCAGATCTACCTGCGGCTGCGCTACACACTGGCCCCGGCCAATCCGGACACAAGCGTCTTCTCCACTATGACGGGCACCGTAGCGCTCAGCACCATTGCGCAACACGCCTTCATTCTCCAGTCCGGCAGGCTTGAGTGGGCACGACCCGGCACAAGCTACGTCGTGCGGGTTCAGGCTGTCCAGGCCCATACGCGGAAAGCGGTTCCGGGGGTGCGCTTCGAATCCGTCCTGCAAGTGGACGATCGGCAAATCACACCATCGAATACCCGCAGCGACGCCGAAGGGACCGCTGTGCTGACGTTCTCCATACCTGGCGAAGCACGCAGCCGAGACCGAACCAGTTTGAAGGCCGTCGCACGCCTGGGCGACTTTCGCCAGGAAATCACCCTGCCCGTTACCATCAGAGATCAAGCGTCAGCGCGGATCGAAACGGACAAACGTCTCTATCAACCAGGTCAGACACTGCACATGCGCGCGCTCGTCCTGGATCCGGCTGGCCGCGCGTCCGGGCAGACACCGGTCAGAGTGCAACTCCACGATCCGAAGGGAGAGGCCATCCGGGAGGTGGGCGTGACCACGTCCAAGTTCGGGGTGGTACACCAGGATTTCGACCTCCCTGCCACGGCCGACCTAGGCAGCTATCGCATCTCAGTCAGCACAGAGAAGGGGGCCCGCGTTCTCGCCGATGACTTTGTGAATCTCAGCCGCTATGAGTTGCCCGCGTTTGCGGTGATGGCCAAGGCGAACAGACCTTTCTATTTGCCTGGCCAGGACGCTGTGATCGAGATCTCGGCGACCTATCTCTTCGGTAAGCCTGTGCCCGGCACAAAAGTACGTGTGGAACAGCCACGCACGTCAAACGACCGATCGTTTCGCGTTCCGGTGGCCGAGGGCGAAGCCGATGACTCCGGCCATTTCCTAGCCCACGTCGCGTTGGGTGTCGACCATGCGGAGTTCGAGCGAACCCCCCGGCTTCGCTTTCAAGACCTGCCGTTCGAAGTCTTTTGCTCAGACCCAAGCTCTGGACGCACCGAGCAGCTCCGTCTTGACCTGCGCCTTACTCATGACCCGATTCACGTCTATGTGACGTATGGGGACCGCTCCGCCGGCCCCCTGCCTGTGCCTGTGTACATCAGTACGTGGTACGCCGACGGCACGCCTGCTCAAACCACCGGCGAAGTTCGTCTTGGCGCACAGAGCGCGTCGTTGCGCACCAATCAGTTTGGTGTGGCGAGAGTACTCCTGAGCCCGCACAGCGGGGTGATCGAAGTCAGTGCCTCCGATGCCGCGGGCAAGACGGCCCAGTGGCGGCAGGAGGTCTATTTGGGCGGCGAACCAAGCTTGCGTGTTCGAGCGGGGAAACCAATCTACAGGCAGGGTGAGCCGGTTGCTCTGACCATCGAAGCTCCGGATGCGAGCCTGGATGTTTCGGTCAATGCCATGGCTCAAGGCCGCACTATCGAAAGCCGCCGGGCTCAAGTGAGGAACGGTGTGGCGCACCTTGAGTTCCCCTATCGTCCCGAGTTCCAGCGATTGGTGATCTTCTCCGCGTTTACGGGTGATTGCCGTGTCGGCCACTCCGCCGTGGTATATCCGGATGGCGCCGCTCTGACAGTCACCGCGACACCACGACGTCCGCAATATCGCCCAGGAGAGGATGCATCAGTCGATTTCCAAGTGAGCGCCGCACCCGGGCAGTCTTTACGTAGTGTCCTCGGAGTGGCCGTGGTCGATCAGGCCGTGGCCGAGCGGGTCAGAACGAATGCCGAATTTGGGAGGACCTCGCGGCCGTATCGCGTGGCGCATTCCGAACACACGCCCGGAGGCCTCACCCAGGAGATCCTCTATGAGCTTGACCTATCGCAGGACCTACCTCCGGGCCTCGAACTGGCGGCGGAGGCACTACTGGCAGGCCAACGCGGCGGGCTGGGACTCGGTTCCAGCGTCGATTCCGTCTGGTGGGGCACGTTTCAACCCACAATCGAGAAGCAGTTTGGCCCTGTCGCCGACGCTCTCGATCGTGCTTACGCGAAGAGCTTGGTCGGCCCTCGCGATCGTGCCGAAGTAGGCCTTGTCCTTTCAGCCGATGGCCTCGCTCTGGACGATCTGCAAGATCCCTGGGGCACTCGCTATGCCGTCGAGTTCCTCACTCGACGATCTGAGAACCTCTTGCGCTTCGGGTCCGCGGGTCCGGACAAGGCATTCGGCACCGTGGACGACTTCACAGCCTATGAGGTTCCTCGGCCGCACTTCAGGCCTTACCGCGTTGCCATAGAACACGCGTTCAGGCGCTGGGGCCAATGCCCCAGGGATCTTCCGCAGCTCCGGTCGGCCCTGGCTGGGTTTGGAGTTGTGATCGACAAACTGAGCGACCCCTGGGGCACGGCCTACGAATCAGACATGACGGCTACGCCGTGGATGTCGACACGGTTTCTGGTGTTTCGCAGCGCCGGCCCCGATCGCCGGTTCGGCACCGGAGACGATTTCGAAGTGGATCGGGTAGACGTGCCGTGCCCCGTCCCTCACGAAGCGGCGATTCGGGAAGCGCTCGACCGAGCGGCGACATTCCCGGTGGGGGAAGAACAGTTACGCGGGGAACTTGCCAGCGCGGGTATTAACGCCTCGCAACTCGTCGACCCTTGGGGGCAGCCCTTTCTAGTCACCGTGGAGTTCTCTGAGCGGTTCGCGGATGAGGAACAGCAGCACACTGTGAACTTGTACGGGCGCGGAGACTTGGCGCGGGTCAAGCCGCTCTCCCAGCGTAGCGCCAGCATCCTTCTGCGCAGTGCTGGCGATAGGGCCCTGGCAGACAGAGACACCTCTTTCCGTGCCGCGGTGTTCGAAGGGGTGGTCGATCCGGTGCCGCTCGGAGACCCCGCTGGCTCCGGGGAACTGTGCGGTGTTGTCAGGTCGGAGAGCGGAGCCGTCGTGAGTCGTGCCAACATCAAGCTCGTTCCCGCGGTGAGCAGCCAGTCCGGCCCCGTCTACCGAACCCGCTCCAACGTGCAGGGTGGCTTCTGTGTCCGGGGCGTCAACCCCGGACACTACACTCTCATCGTGGAACGAACCGGGCACCGTCCATATCAGCTGGCCAAAGCGCCTGTCGCCGACGGGTACATCACCGTGATCAATGTGGATCTACAGCCACCCGTCAACACGCGCCTCTTCGCACCGCCTTCCGTCGTTGGTGGGGTGCCCGGAGGCGTCGCGGGTGGCGTGATCTCCGACATTTCCACTCCGCCCGTGCGCAGCTATTTCCCCGAGACTTTGCTGTGGGCTCCTGAAGTTCAAACTGACATCCTGGGCCGGGCCCATGTCGACTTCAAGCTCGCTGACAACATCACTAGTTGGCGGTTGGCGGTAACGGCGTCCACCGAAGATGGCCGAGTCGCACGGGCTGCCGCGGACATCCGCTCTTTTCAGCCGTTCTTTGTCGACCTCAGCCCTCCGCCGATACTCACCGTTGGCGACCGCATCGACCTCCCGGTCTCTGTTCGCAACTACCTCGATCAGATGCAGTCCGTTACCTTGGAGATGCAACCCAACCAGTGGGCCGAGTCTCTGGGTTCGGCCCGGAGCCAGTTCGATGTGCCCGCGAATGACTCGCGACAGCCCGTTTACTCGTTTCGGGCGAAGTCGACGATCGACGATGGACGCTTGCAGGCAACGGCCATCGGTGCCACAAGCAGTGATGCCATTGAGAAACCGGTGCGAGTCCATCTGGACGGGCAGGAATCCACTGAGACTGCCTCGGATCTCGTAGCCGGACAGGTAACGTTACGGTTGGCGGTACCTGCCAAGGCCATTCCGGGCGGCACGCGGGGCGAACTCCGCATCTACCCCAGCCCGCTTGCCGCAATCCGCGATGCGATGACAGGGCTGCTAGCCCGGCCCTATGGTTGTGCCGAACAGACCACTTCCGCGGGTCAGAGCAATCTTGTGGCGTTGCAGTATGCGCGCTCCATCGGATTCCGTGATTCCCGTTTTGAGTCTCAGGCAATCCGCAATCTCGAACTCACTCGCGACCGATTGAAATCCTATCAGGCGCCGGGCGGCGGCTTTAGCTACTGGACTCACGGATCCGCCGATCTGGCGGTCACTGCATATGTGCTGCGATTTCTCACGGAGGCTTCGGCGCTCATCGCCATCGAGCCCAAGCTTATCGAGGCTACGGCAACGTGGCTACTGCATCAGCGCGGCGCTGATGGCCGGTGGGGTGCAGAGGCGGAGCGTTCCTGGGCCACTACGGCTTTGGTCGCCCGTGGGCTCGCGGCCGCCCGGCACCGCTATCCCACTTTGCCCGCCCCGCCATTGGCGGACCTCTATGCGGCAGTTAGCAACTCCGCTTCACCCAGCCCCTACGTCATCGCCCAGATGGCTTTGGCGGCCATGGATACTGGCGACACGATCACTGCCGGGAAGGCCGCCGCGGCGTTGAAGCGGAGCGTCCATGACGACTTCGACGGCAACTACTGGCCGGCGGCCACCGGCATGGCATTCGGCGGCTGGGGCCGCCCCGCCGTGTTGGAGACAACCGCCGCGGCTGTCACGGCGCTCGCCCGCTGGCGCACTACCCATCCGTCCGATACCGCGATAGACCCTTTGATCCGCCGTGGCGTTCTGCACCTGCTGCGTAATCGCGACCGCTATGGAGTCTGGTTCTCCACGCAGGCCACTGTGGCCGTTATGCACGCAATGGTCGCAACTGCTCACCTCACTGGCGGAGCCAATCGTGAGGGCGGCCAGTTGGACCTTGTCGTGAATGGGCGGCCGCTCCGCCGTGTCTCCTTCGAGCGTGGCGATACGGCACGCATTGATATCTCGCGCGACCTTCGCCCCGGTGACAATGAAGTTCGGCTTGCTCCCGCTGCGGGGGCAGGCGCGTTCGTGGCGATTGCGTCTGCGACATACTGGCTTTCCTGGGCCGACGCCGAGCCCCGAAGCTCGCCGGAGTTGCAGTTCCATGTAGCCTACGATCGTACAGATGCTCCCGCCGGAGCAGAAATGGAGTGCCAGGTTTCCGCGCTCCGCACGCAGGGGGGCGGCATGTTGCTTGCGGAGATTGGTCTTCCACCTGGCGCGGAAGTAGATCGCTCGTCCCTGGAGGCAGCGATTCAGAGCCGGCAGGCTCACCTGTACCGCTATGACATCCAACCCGATCGAGTAGTCCTTTACCTGTGGCCATACCGTGAACAGGCATTCGTGCGGTTCACATTCCATGCCCGATTCGGAATGGAGGCAAAAACGCCGCCATCCGTGCTTTACGATTACTACAATCCCGAAGCGATGGCAGAAGTGCCGCCCACCCGGTTCCAGATTCGGTGA